The Colius striatus isolate bColStr4 chromosome 13, bColStr4.1.hap1, whole genome shotgun sequence genome includes the window GCCCTCCGGAAGACAAAACCATCTGGTTTGAGACAACTCTGCCGGGAAGGGTGAGCACAGAAAtcctttgtgctgctgcagcacagggcagagcagcttACAACACACAGCAGAACAGCCGTGTGCCCTGTCTGCTTCCAGATCTGCTGTCCTTGGTGCATCAGGAGTGGGAGACCAGGACCAGGACACTCCTGGTGATGCTACTGTGCAGAGCAGCATCCCTATCCTCCTGCTGACTGTGGCTCCTGAAGCAGACAGGAGCTAGGTACAGGTGTCATTCCCCCCTCCCATGACAGAGACACCTTTATGGTTCATTTCCCTTATGCTTCCCTCAGCCATGTCCCATGAAGATGAGGGTGTCCCACAGTCATCACACAGACGTTAAATGCACATACCTTCTGGGACATAGTGTCCCCTGGGCTTTGTCAGGTTTCCAAAGAAATGCTGCTGGTGGTCAAGGACACTCTGGCCAAATGGCAAGCTCAGGAGTTTTGAAGTCAGCAGCATGATAGCAACCTGTCATCTCTTCACCACCTTGCCCATGGGGACAGCAAGCAGATGGGACTGTACAAGGATGAGGAAGGGGGACAGAAGGGCAAGACAAACCTCTCTACAGGGGCAGAACGGCATTCCCCATCTCCTCTTCAAGAAGGCACCACAGAATACACAGCTGGCAGTGGTATTGGCATCACCTGGATGGGCTAATGGCCATCAGGCGGGGCTGGCCCCACCCTTGCACCATAGCAAGGCAGCTGCTGctagagctgtgctgtgctgcattTCCATGGAAACCTGTCCCCGTGGCCTCATGCGAGGTTCTTCAGTCTTGATTCCTCTCAGAGCTGGTCACTGAAGGGGCTGTGAGGGAGGACCCTGGAACCTCAGTTCTTGGGCTGCCAGGTGAGTCAGTCCAGAGAGGCCAGCAGTCGAGGTGCTAGATGGGGTTGCAGGTTAGTGTTCAGGATGGgcagccacccctgtagccagAGAGCTGATCCCACAGCCCAGTCTGTTGGCATGGAAAAATCCGGGTGAAGGCAACCCAGTGCAGGAATCCCCATCACCATCCCACTGCAgcttggctctgctgctgcccatcccagccACTTTGCAGCAGCCCTGCCCATGGTGACACGGCACAGCATAGCACACTGGCTGTCTTCACCATCTTCCTCACCCTCTCCACCTGCCCCAATCCCATTCTGATGCCCCTGGGCCAAGCCCacgctgcagctccaggacacGTGGCACAGGCTGGTAAGGGGACACTGGGCAgcactgggagctgtggggtgtCCAGCACAGGGGCTGGAACATGATGCTGAGCAGGGTGACATACCAgtggcactgcagctgcaaGGGGCCTCTGGGAGAAGAGGGCAGAGCCCCCCATTGAGCCCCCCAGGCTCGGGGCCTCAGCCCTGGCTCCACTGCCTGTCTGCTGCCTGGAGGCGATTCAGGCCCCATGCCTGGTTTCCATGGTGACTCCAGttgaaattacattaaaaagaaatgaaaccagCAGCTTTTCTGGTTGAcaggcagggggaggggagccAGGATGGGAAAGGCTGGGGGGGGGTTGGTGGATGTGTGTGGGGAGCTTGGTGAGAGGGGGCTGTGTGGCAGACTAGGTCCCACATAGGCTCccactgctggggaggggtAGCAGGGCTGAGGGCATGTGTGACCCCCTCTCTGTGATACCCGGtgttggcacagtgctggttggCATGCAGGCTGCACTGGGGACCAGCACTCCCACCTGCTGGGGTGACACAGGGACCACCTGGACCCTCTGCCCAGGGGAGGAGCATGGCCACGGTTGGCTCTGCCCAGCCTGGGAgcgccccccagcccctgcaggcTCCAAGACACGAGACACAGCGCTATTAAAAATATCACTTGTTTTATTTGGAATTTGTTACTCTGCGCGGGTGACAGGGTATAAATACATTCTCCAACGAGCATCCTcaccctcagccctgcctgggggTGGGGGCCGGGGTAGAGCCGGCCGGCACCGGTGCGTCACGGCCGCCAGCGCGGGCAGCGTCTGCCAGCCGGACCGTCTGGCACAGGGACGAGCTGTGGCGTGTCCCCGCAGGGACCCTGCCCTTCCCCCTGCGTCCCCGGGCCCTGGCTGCCAGTGCccgctgggggagggggggctgaggctggggtaCCCCCCCATGGGCTCCTGGGCAGCTTCTCCTGCTCCTCCGCACCGAAGCCCgtctcctccagccctggacCCGCAGCCACGGGGCTGCCGCCAACTCAGCGGGTGCCCCAGCCCCGGGCGGGCTGCATCAccctcccggccccgcgccAGCAGCCTTTGCCCATTCTTCCCAGCCTCCACGCCCCAGATGCTGGAGCTGGGGGTCACCCTGCAATGGGGGAAAGGCCCCAGCAGGAGCAAGCTGGGAGGCAGCGCTGCCGTCAGGACACTGCTCACCTtgcccctgccagccccgcaGCGCTGCCCacccctgctgccagctgcaaACCACCGCCTCTGCTCTCCGGCAGCGACACGGGCAGGGATGGTGCAGTGGTAAAGGGACTTTGGGATGCTCCCAGGGGGAGCGAGGCAGGGTGGGGAGCACTAGAACACGGTGCCGGGGGGTTGCCCTGGGTTGATGGGGACGGGCTGAGGGTGCTGACAGCGAGTGATGCCCACGCAGGGTGATGGGTGGCACCGGCTGGGGGTGGCGCTGGCGGGCAGGCCCTCGGGGGGGGGCTGTTTGGCTGAGACACGTGGACACGGGCGACAGGAGGGAGAATATCAAAAATACAAAAGAGTGCAGGGGGGGCCGGCGGTGCAGGAGGCAGTGCCCTGCCCGGTGCCCACCCCCCTGCCCGGTGCCCGCCCCCCCGCCTGGTGCCCGCGCGCACACGCTGGCTTCTGACTGGCTTTTTATTTCGTATCAAGAACACTTGGTTTTAAAATCTTTACAAAGGACAAAACGCGGCGACTCCGTTAGTGTGTAAAGAACTAAAGATCTGCTTAAAAAACGTCTCTGCAAAGAGAAACGACTGACACAAAAGAGATTCTCTGCAGCGCAAAGATGGGCAGAGGGTGCCGAGTCTCCAGCCCAGGGCCCCGCTCCCAGGGTCCCTGAGCCCCACCCAGCACAAGGCCGGGTGCCCACACCCTGCCCCCTCTGCCTATAGCACCATGGCCCTGGGCGCTTCCCAACACAGTGAAGGAGCCTTTTCCAGGGCACTTGGGATGCCAAGGCGCTGGGGGGATGTCCGGGCACCGGCCAAGAGGGATGCCCGGCCCCCCTCCTTGTCAGTCCCAGGGCGCTCAGCAGGCAGAGCACTGGTGATACAATCACCCTGCGAGGAGACACAGCTCCAGTGCAGGGAACCGTGTGCCCACTGCCAGCCCCCTCGCCCGCTCGCATCGGTGCGTGGGCACAAGGGCTGCGCCGTCCCCAATCCTCTCCTCCCCCTGCACCTCACCAACACCCCGGGGTGACCCGGGGGGAACCCCCTtgggccaggagctgggagagtCAAAGCACTTCTCAAAAGTTAAACAGGGATGGAAGAAAACGCCGTGGGGAGGAGAGTGGGCACCCGGCCAGCCGCGCCGGCACCCCGCGGGTCTCTGGCCTCGGTGCCGCATGGTCCGTGGGCGCCGCGCCTCCGTGCCCGGGGCTGCGCCCGCCCCGCCGATGCCTCTGCCAGTGTCTGCTGCGTGCGTGTGCGTGCGTGCGTGCGCCGGCGCGGGGCGGCTATACCCGCGTGGTGGAGTGTGAGTGCGGCAGCCCCGTGCTGTTGAAACCGGCGGTGAAGGTGTTGTAAGGGTGCAGGGTCTGCAGCCCCACCAGCGAGTTGGGGATCATGGTGATGGTGTTGGGGGTCATGAGCGGGATGTCGTCCGGAGAGCGGCGCAAGGTGAGGGTGTAGTCGGGCAGAGCGGCCAGGCGCAGGGCGTCGTGGGGCGGCACGGCCTCGCACTCGTGGTGCCCCTGGCTCACCTGCAAGGATGGCATCTCCTCGTCGGGCGCGTGGGCGATGTCGTTGGCGGCGCCGCGCTGGGGGCTGGGCTGCCGGTGCGTGTCCTGCCGGCGCTTGTCCTTGCGGTAGTAGAGGGCGGCGAAGGCCAAGACgttgaggaagaggagggaggcgCCCACGGCGATGGTGACGCTCAGCTCCGTGGAGTAGTCGCGGGGACTCTCGAGCACGGTGCCCGCCTCCTGCTCCGGGCTCCACTTCTCCTTCCCGTTCTCGCTGTTGTAGGCGGGTGAGATGGCCGGGCGCTTGGTGGTCCAGATCTTGCCGTTGGGCCGGCGAGTGATGTGGGAGTTCTGCGTGGTGTCGGGCGGCGGCActttggtggtggtggaggTGTAGTGGAACATATCGTGCAGGTTGTACAGGTGGGGGACCAGGTGCTTCCAGAAAGCTACTTTGGTGGCCCGGTAGTGGTCACGTACCCGTGGCTTCAGCCCGATGTGCAGGTACAGCTGGTCGCGGGGGTTGTACTTGGACCAGGCTACTTCTTCAAACCGGTTGGCCTTGGTGTGGATGAACTTGGTGTCCTGGGGAACGGGTTTGTTGGGATCCCTGTgaaacacaggcaaaacagagcTTGCACCGGGACGTGCTGGAgcggggaggagggagagccaGATGCAGAGATGGAGGCCAGGGGAAACCTTTGCCAGCAGTGGTGAGGGGGCCTGCATGGCTGGGCAGCACCCTAACCCTGGGTTGAGTCTCACCCAAAATAACCAGGGCCAACCAAACTCCCCACCCCTGCACTTGGCTGGGTCCTGTCCTGGGGGCTTGCTGCACTCTCAGCTTCTTGCTGTGTGGTTGATGCCCTTACCCCAGTGAAGGTGCAGCACATGGACAGACCTCTGGGCACAGATGGGGCCCAATGCCCCACACCAAGCAGGACACTCCACCACCGCAGCAGTCTCACGGGTTGACTCCAGACCCTCCCCAAGCACAGCACCCATCCTCACTCACCCTGTCTTGGCAAAGTTGGTCCAGTAGGTCATCACCACGGcactgagcatgacatcattCTTGGAGAAGTTGCAGGGAAAGAGATCTGTGGGGCCAATCATGGGAATCCCGAACACGTAAGGCACCTCGTCGCCGTGGGCCGCGTCGGACCACGCAGGCTTCATCAGGCTCTGGCAGTGATGGTAGAAGGCGTAGAAGTAGGTTGGGGAGCCGTAGCGAGCGTGCAGGTCAGCTGTCACCACTGATGGCTCGACCCACTGGTGGTCAGTGAAGAGGGCCACCAGAGTCTTGCGACGTGTCTCGGGGTTGTCCCTGTCAGCCCAGTCTGTGTACATGAACTTGATGGTCTCCCGCAGGGTGTCCTTGCCCTCAGGGTAGCCGTACAGGTTGTCTACGAAGTTGGAGACCGAGTAGTCAAAGTCACTGCCTGAGACGCCATCCTCAGGGTCCACAACACCCTCCACGAACTTCAGCCCCTCGCCTTGGTTGACCCCCAGCATGATATCGTAGTTGAGGAACTCGCCCTGTTCCATCAGGATCTCCGGATCGTCTGGGATCACGTCCCCATCGATGACTGGCCCAAAGGCCACATGGTAACGAGCCGGTTGGATGTCTTGCTCCACCAGTTCCTTGGCACTCTTCTGCCGCAGGCAGTCCACCATGTCCACCGTGTCCAGCACATTGCAGCCCACCTTGTCAGCCAGCATGCTGGTGTACTTCACAGGCTGGTAGTTCACCGCCCAGCTGGAGAGCGCGGAGCCGCTCTGGATGATGGCTCTCTGGAAGagacctgcaagacaggcaagGAGTGGAAGAAGCACACAGCGAGTGCCagtccagcacctcagctctgcaggacaGGAGGCACGGGTGCCCTTGGACTCCTGCAAGgacccagcactgcagcctgtgcctggccacagcccaggctgtgctgcccgCTGAGCCAGGCTTGCATGAGATGGAGCCCAGGACCACCACGAGGGTGGCAGGGTGAGAGCTGGACATGCAGTGGGTGCTCCTGGGTGCTCCTGGCAGCAACCAtgggctgctgtgctccccCAGGATCCCATTGCAGGGGATGGCCTGGCGTTCCTCTGTCCTAGTGCGGGGAGGAGACGGGTCTTGGCTGCCATCCCAGGCAACGGGACAcaggctgcctgtgctctgcccagccctgcggCCCCTGCATCATGCCCGGGCAGCAGTGAGAGGGTTAACGGCCACGTGGGGACACTTAACCCTACGCGTCCCGCCCCACCGCATTGTCAGGGCCCCCCTCGCCCCCTCCCGCCCGCTTCCTgcccagctggggctgctgggtgcCAAGCCGGCCCGGGGAGCACGCTGCCTGAGGCACAAAGAGAGCCTTTCTGCCACCGGGAACACTGAGGGAGTGGACTTTCGCCCTGGAAAACAGGGCCACAAAGGCCCTGGCCCAGGCGCAGGAATGCGTGGCTGCGCTCCAGCCCCATGTCAATGGCGCTTGTGCTCAGAATACAAAGGGCAGCGAGGAAGTGGAGCCTCCGGGGCAGTGAAAGGGAGCCAGGCTCAGGGTGCACCCCGGGGTCCCTGGGGTCCTTGCTCTCTGGCCagccctcccctgcaccctgtgtGCTGCCCACACCCCGGCACTCACTCGCCACGAAGGGCTGTCCCACATGTCCCTGAgtggtgctggcagcagggtgGTGGGCACGGGGCTGCCTCTGCCCCCTGGAAGGCCAGGTGGCCTCCCCAAGTCCCCCTGTGCAGccatggctgtgctgctctgcaggggaaCATCCACCTTCCCACAGCACAAGGGTGAGGAGGTCCCTGGCTCCTGGCCACCATGTCCGTAGCTCTTGTCTGCACGCACAGCCCTTGCTCTGCCAAGTACCTGACGTACAGTCCCATGTGCTGGGACAAAGAGAAGTCACAAGCTCTGTTTGTCACCTCCCAGTGTCCCAGAAAGCCATACCCAGCCTACAGGCTGGAGACTAGCCATGGGTTTGCTTGCTCTGCACCGTCATCCACGTGCCAAAGAGCTAAGATGGGGCTTCCCTGGCTCCCAGGGGATGCTGTGCCAACAGCAGCTATTGCCACCCACCAGCAGCATCACTTCTTGAGCAGACCCAcctggctgggctctgcccctgcccactCCTGCCTGGGGAATCTCGGGCAGCTGGTGGCACCAACAGCTGGTCACATCATAAAGGACACAGCTCCTTTGCTGTGTCTCTACACAGTCAC containing:
- the NLGN3 gene encoding neuroligin-3 isoform X2; translation: MWLILWRSPLLAPVLQVLELVAGWDLRFTLWVLSFASAVVRMEGQVYSPTVNTHYGKLRGVRVPLPSEILGPVDQYLGVPYAAPPIGEKRFMPPEPPPSWSGIRNATHFSPVCPQNIHNAVPEIMLPIWFTSNLDIVATYIQDPNEDCLYLNIYIPTEDDIRDSGAKPVMVYIHGGSYMEGTGNMIDGSVLASYGNVIVITLNYRVGVLGFLSTGDQAAKGNYGLLDQIQALRWVSENIGFFGGDPLRITVFGSGIGASCVSLLTLSHHSEGLFQRAIIQSGSALSSWAVNYQPVKYTSMLADKVGCNVLDTVDMVDCLRQKSAKELVEQDIQPARYHVAFGPVIDGDVIPDDPEILMEQGEFLNYDIMLGVNQGEGLKFVEGVVDPEDGVSGSDFDYSVSNFVDNLYGYPEGKDTLRETIKFMYTDWADRDNPETRRKTLVALFTDHQWVEPSVVTADLHARYGSPTYFYAFYHHCQSLMKPAWSDAAHGDEVPYVFGIPMIGPTDLFPCNFSKNDVMLSAVVMTYWTNFAKTGDPNKPVPQDTKFIHTKANRFEEVAWSKYNPRDQLYLHIGLKPRVRDHYRATKVAFWKHLVPHLYNLHDMFHYTSTTTKVPPPDTTQNSHITRRPNGKIWTTKRPAISPAYNSENGKEKWSPEQEAGTVLESPRDYSTELSVTIAVGASLLFLNVLAFAALYYRKDKRRQDTHRQPSPQRGAANDIAHAPDEEMPSLQVSQGHHECEAVPPHDALRLAALPDYTLTLRRSPDDIPLMTPNTITMIPNSLVGLQTLHPYNTFTAGFNSTGLPHSHSTTRV
- the NLGN3 gene encoding neuroligin-3 isoform X1, with the translated sequence MWLILWRSPLLAPVLQVLELVAGWDLRFTLWVLSFASAVVRMEGQVYSPTVNTHYGKLRGVRVPLPSEILGPVDQYLGVPYAAPPIGEKRFMPPEPPPSWSGIRNATHFSPVCPQNIHNAVPEIMLPIWFTSNLDIVATYIQDPNEDCLYLNIYIPTEDGASAKKQGEDLADNDGDEDEDIRDSGAKPVMVYIHGGSYMEGTGNMIDGSVLASYGNVIVITLNYRVGVLGFLSTGDQAAKGNYGLLDQIQALRWVSENIGFFGGDPLRITVFGSGIGASCVSLLTLSHHSEGLFQRAIIQSGSALSSWAVNYQPVKYTSMLADKVGCNVLDTVDMVDCLRQKSAKELVEQDIQPARYHVAFGPVIDGDVIPDDPEILMEQGEFLNYDIMLGVNQGEGLKFVEGVVDPEDGVSGSDFDYSVSNFVDNLYGYPEGKDTLRETIKFMYTDWADRDNPETRRKTLVALFTDHQWVEPSVVTADLHARYGSPTYFYAFYHHCQSLMKPAWSDAAHGDEVPYVFGIPMIGPTDLFPCNFSKNDVMLSAVVMTYWTNFAKTGDPNKPVPQDTKFIHTKANRFEEVAWSKYNPRDQLYLHIGLKPRVRDHYRATKVAFWKHLVPHLYNLHDMFHYTSTTTKVPPPDTTQNSHITRRPNGKIWTTKRPAISPAYNSENGKEKWSPEQEAGTVLESPRDYSTELSVTIAVGASLLFLNVLAFAALYYRKDKRRQDTHRQPSPQRGAANDIAHAPDEEMPSLQVSQGHHECEAVPPHDALRLAALPDYTLTLRRSPDDIPLMTPNTITMIPNSLVGLQTLHPYNTFTAGFNSTGLPHSHSTTRV